In one window of Pseudobdellovibrionaceae bacterium DNA:
- a CDS encoding DUF952 domain-containing protein codes for MKSKNNPPYIYHIAEVQTWLGAPEVGEYCCSSLQSEGFIHCSTDTQYLTIANHFFSGRGDLVLLEINTDSVVAPIQYENLEGGSEMYPHIYGPINLNAVVKAYDLIPDKHGQFISPI; via the coding sequence ATGAAGTCTAAAAATAATCCGCCATACATATACCACATTGCCGAAGTTCAAACATGGCTGGGAGCCCCTGAGGTCGGTGAGTATTGTTGCTCGTCTCTTCAGTCAGAGGGCTTCATTCATTGCTCTACGGATACACAATATCTAACCATCGCAAACCATTTTTTTTCAGGCAGAGGGGATTTGGTATTGCTTGAAATTAATACTGACAGTGTTGTTGCTCCTATTCAGTATGAAAACCTGGAAGGAGGTTCTGAAATGTACCCGCACATTTATGGACCGATAAATCTCAATGCCGTGGTGAAGGCGTACGATCTAATCCCGGATAAGCACGGCCAATTCATTTCGCCAATTTAA
- a CDS encoding DUF3106 domain-containing protein: MKSSRRIFLTQSASLLAAITLTGWSFGVEAQTASSDHTSLAAKERWQNLSPAEKEKIRERWQKFKQLPPEEKNRLREAHKRFQTLPEDRRQKLRDNFKKWQNLPPEKKERMRNRLKKFRSLSPDKRRELRDRAKQRIERRQHLRRDRRQRMGQ, encoded by the coding sequence ATGAAATCTAGTAGACGCATTTTTCTCACTCAATCTGCCTCACTGCTTGCCGCCATCACCCTCACCGGCTGGTCCTTTGGGGTCGAAGCGCAAACGGCAAGCAGTGATCACACTTCGCTTGCGGCAAAAGAACGCTGGCAAAACCTCTCCCCTGCTGAAAAAGAAAAGATTCGCGAACGATGGCAGAAATTTAAACAGCTCCCGCCTGAAGAAAAAAACCGACTTCGAGAAGCCCACAAACGATTTCAAACGCTGCCAGAAGATCGACGACAAAAATTAAGGGATAACTTTAAAAAATGGCAAAATTTACCACCTGAAAAGAAAGAACGTATGAGAAATCGCCTTAAAAAGTTTCGCAGTCTCTCTCCAGATAAACGCCGTGAACTTCGCGATCGCGCCAAACAACGTATTGAACGGCGCCAACACCTGCGCAGAGATCGTCGGCAACGGATGGGCCAGTAA
- a CDS encoding RNA polymerase sigma factor has protein sequence MTDDQLMSRIAKGDSKAFQKLFDRHSGLVFGYAMQLLNRREQAEDLSQEIWMKVLRQSPHYQPQGHFVAWLRTLTRNAAFNKIRNQKRWTLPTDSADQELLNLPSKQDLEIELIQHSEVERLQVKINELPEMQRVALVTWLSEDLSYDDLASHLDISVSALKSLLFRARKFLVDEMSEDAS, from the coding sequence ATGACTGACGACCAGCTGATGAGTCGCATCGCTAAAGGAGATAGCAAGGCGTTTCAGAAGCTGTTTGATCGGCACAGTGGCTTGGTTTTTGGTTATGCCATGCAATTACTCAATCGACGCGAGCAAGCCGAAGACCTCTCGCAGGAGATTTGGATGAAAGTGCTTAGACAATCCCCACACTACCAACCGCAGGGTCATTTTGTGGCCTGGCTTCGCACGCTCACCCGTAATGCGGCCTTCAATAAAATTCGCAACCAAAAGCGATGGACTCTCCCCACAGATTCAGCTGATCAAGAACTGTTAAACTTGCCTAGCAAACAAGATCTCGAAATCGAACTTATTCAACACTCAGAAGTGGAGCGACTTCAGGTGAAAATCAATGAACTCCCTGAAATGCAGAGAGTGGCCTTGGTGACCTGGCTCAGTGAAGATTTGTCTTATGACGACCTGGCTTCTCATCTTGATATTTCTGTGTCGGCCCTTAAATCTCTTTTGTTTCGAGCCCGAAAGTTTTTGGTTGATGAAATGAGTGAGGATGCTTCATGA